The Terriglobales bacterium genome contains the following window.
CGGAGGCGGTAGCCAAAGCGCAGGCAAATCAGCAAAGCAAGAACGGCATTCCGCTGGCGATTGTCTGCGATAACTCGCGCGATTTGGAAATGCTGCCTTCAGATTTCAGTGACTTCAATCTTTATGGAGGCATCTATCGATACCTAAATCTCGTCTATGTCCCCGCGATCTGGATTGAGAGGCTCCACATCTTTTCTGCATTGCAGCCGAACGGCTCTGCAGAAGTACAGGTCCTGTCATTGGTTAACCTGCAAGCATTTCTCGAAGACAGCGGCCTCCGTCTCGGACCAGTGAGTATCGAAGTTCGCGTGCTCGATCCTTCAGGCCAAGTCGTTCACAGCTCAACCGTGAACGACGGAACTTGGAAGGGTGAACGCGTCCTGACGACGTTCACTATCTCGAAGCCAAAATTATGGTCGCCTTCGGCGCCGGCTCTCTACCGCTGCGAGGCCACTTTAAAGAGCTCGCATGGAGAGATGACGGTTTCGGAGCGCTTCGGCGTGCGTCATTTCGAATTCGTCACGCATGGCCCGTTCAAGCTGAATGGCGAGCGCCTGCTGATCCGCGGAACTCAGCGACACGAAGATCACGCGGGTATCGGCGCTGCCATGACCGAAGACCTGATCCGAAAAGAAATGCAGATGATCAAGGACGTCGGCGCGAACTTCATCCGCCTGGCGCACTATCAGCAATCGAGGATCGTTCTCGATCTCTGCGACGAACTCGGCATCATGGTGTGGGAAGAAATTCCATGGTGCCGAAGTGGAATCGGCAACGACGTCTGGCAGCAGCAGGCGCACCGTATGCTGCGCAACATGATCGACCAGCATTACAACCATCCCGCAGTCATCCTTTGGGGACTCGGAAATGAAGACGACTGGCCCGGAGAATTTCCGTCAGAAGATCAGCAGGCGATCCGCGCTTTCATGTCTCAGCTCAACGATGAAGCTCACAAGCTCGATCCCACGCGCATGACCAGTATTCGCCGCTGCGATTTCGCAAAAGATATTCCCGATGTCTACTCGCCGTCCATCTGGGCCGGCTGGTATCGCGGACGGTACACCGAGTACAAGAGCTCCGTCGAAGAAGAGATGCAGAAGGTAAATCACTTTATTCATATGGAGTGGGGAGGAGATAGCCATGCACGCCGCCACTCGGAAGATCCCGACAAAGTCATCGCACAGATCGCTACCGGCAAAGGCACCGACGAGCGTGGTCTGGACTTCCTGCGCACCGGCGGAATCGCTCGCGCATCACGCGATGGCGACTGGTCGGAGACCTACATCTGCAACCTCTTCGACTGGTATTTGAAAGAGCAGGAAACGATGCCTCTACTCACCGGCTCAGCGCAATGGATCTTCAAAGATTTCTCCACTCCAGAGCGCCCGGAGAATCCGATTCCCAAAGTGAACCAGAAGGGATTGGTCGAACGCGACTTTACTCCGAAAGAGGGCTACTACGTCTTCCAGTCATACTGGGCGGAGAAGCCAATGGTGCACATCTACGGACACACCTGGCCGATCCGGTGGGGCGACGCCGGTGAGGAGAAACTCGTGAAGGTCTATTCCAATTGTGAAACAGTCGAACTCATCGTCAATGGCCAGTCACAAGGAATAAAGACGCGCAATAGTCAGGACTTTCCTGCGGCCGGATTGCGTTGGATGATAAAGCTCGCCCCGGAGAATCACGTACGCGCTATCGGACGCAGGGGAAGTCGGACAGTGGAGGACGAAATCCATTTCCAATATCAAACACAGAAGTGGGGAAGACCAGCTCAGCTTCGCTTACGTGAACTCAGCCGAAATGGCGATGCAGTCACAGTTGAAACTCAGTTGCTCGATGCGAACGGACTGCTGTGCCTCGATGCGCGCAATCAGGTTCACTTTGGGATTTCGGGAGACGGTACGCTGATCGACGACCTCGGAACCGATACCGGCTCACGCGTGGTGGAACTCTACAACGGACGGGCGATGCTCTCGCTCAAACGTAACGGAGGAACGTCAGAGCTGAGCATCTCGTCGAAAAACATTCCGACCATTTACATGCTTGTGGTTTAGATCACCCCGCTTGGCGCCTGCTCCGTTCGCCTACTGACTCTCGTTGAGTCTATTCCATGGAGCGCCAGCATTCGCGTTATCGTGCAGCACCCATCGCCCGAGGCTCCAACGGCTTTTCCGGGATCTTTTGTGCGACGGCGTATCCAAGCGTTCGCGAGATCGCTGTGGCTGCGCTTTTTGCCGCTGCAGCAACTACCGGAACCCTCTCGCGGGTGACCCGCGTGGTCGGACCTGAGACGCTCAGGGCTGCCGCGATCTTTCCCGAGGCTTCGAAGATGGGCGCCGCAATGCAGCGCGAGCCCAAATAGGCTTCTTCATTGTCGATGGAATATCCGCGCTGGCGAATCAGGGCAAACTCTTTCCGCAACTGCACGGCGCCGCGAATGGTGTGCGGAGTGAAGCGCTCGAAGCTCATACCCTCAAAGAAATACTGTTGCTCCTCTTCCGGGATAAAGGACAGCATCGCTTTTCCCAAGGCGGTACAGTACACAGGACGCCGCATTCCAACTTGGGAAACCAGACGGAACGTGTGCGAGCTCTCCATGACATCGAGGTAGAGGACTTCGCGGCCGTCGAGCACCGCAATGTTCACCGTCTCGCCAGTCACGCGCCAGAGCTGTTGCAAAATGGGACGACTCAGTTTACGCAGCGTCGTCTGATA
Protein-coding sequences here:
- a CDS encoding glycoside hydrolase family 2 TIM barrel-domain containing protein — its product is MDQSNKFSRRDFLKTSALVTAAAVATPSAFTTDQTPRQNPERLITGWEHCRSSLSGPWDVWHGSFDKSKEHWSQVELPHCFNAREAVDPDENYYRGQGWYRTNLKLANPFPNGRTLLHFEGAGQKSKVFIDLDQVGTEHVGGYDEWIVDITEAVAKAQANQQSKNGIPLAIVCDNSRDLEMLPSDFSDFNLYGGIYRYLNLVYVPAIWIERLHIFSALQPNGSAEVQVLSLVNLQAFLEDSGLRLGPVSIEVRVLDPSGQVVHSSTVNDGTWKGERVLTTFTISKPKLWSPSAPALYRCEATLKSSHGEMTVSERFGVRHFEFVTHGPFKLNGERLLIRGTQRHEDHAGIGAAMTEDLIRKEMQMIKDVGANFIRLAHYQQSRIVLDLCDELGIMVWEEIPWCRSGIGNDVWQQQAHRMLRNMIDQHYNHPAVILWGLGNEDDWPGEFPSEDQQAIRAFMSQLNDEAHKLDPTRMTSIRRCDFAKDIPDVYSPSIWAGWYRGRYTEYKSSVEEEMQKVNHFIHMEWGGDSHARRHSEDPDKVIAQIATGKGTDERGLDFLRTGGIARASRDGDWSETYICNLFDWYLKEQETMPLLTGSAQWIFKDFSTPERPENPIPKVNQKGLVERDFTPKEGYYVFQSYWAEKPMVHIYGHTWPIRWGDAGEEKLVKVYSNCETVELIVNGQSQGIKTRNSQDFPAAGLRWMIKLAPENHVRAIGRRGSRTVEDEIHFQYQTQKWGRPAQLRLRELSRNGDAVTVETQLLDANGLLCLDARNQVHFGISGDGTLIDDLGTDTGSRVVELYNGRAMLSLKRNGGTSELSISSKNIPTIYMLVV
- a CDS encoding IclR family transcriptional regulator; the protein is MIRARESKSAPVGVVTKVLHILETLHAAPSGLQLKDVAQLTGINKSTAYRFLAHLEHEGYVFRDSSGAYAIGVRLARLASGASYQTTLRKLSRPILQQLWRVTGETVNIAVLDGREVLYLDVMESSHTFRLVSQVGMRRPVYCTALGKAMLSFIPEEEQQYFFEGMSFERFTPHTIRGAVQLRKEFALIRQRGYSIDNEEAYLGSRCIAAPIFEASGKIAAALSVSGPTTRVTRERVPVVAAAAKSAATAISRTLGYAVAQKIPEKPLEPRAMGAAR